The segment GCCGTGTCCGGAGGTACGGCGTTCGGGGAGGCGGTTGCCAGGGAACTAAAAGGGCAGCTGCAGAAGGCTTCCCGAAAACCCCTGAGCGTCGTTGATAGACTAAGGAGGTATTTCAGAAGAAAGAGCAGCAAACTAGCTCCAGCCTGTGAAGTCAGGACGTTCTCCGTCAAGACCCGGGTTCTGGGGAGGCTCTTCACCTGCCACTGCGGTGGATCAGAGGAGGACTAACTCAAGAATCACCCTTTTTGATAAACAATTCTTCTCTTAATGatacagattgttttttttttccaagacgAATCTCTAAATTGCTCACACAAATCTGCATCTTCAATAAATGCTGATAATCGATACCAATACTAACAAAATGATATCTCGTCataatttactttaatttatACTGTAGAATGAGAGTCAAAGTCAGAGCAATGAAAGGTTTGTGGTGTTGAAGGTGTGTCGTCACGTTGTGTACATAGATAACAGAGACAAAAACCCTCTGAGCAACAGAGAATATAGAATAAATCACAAGTCATTGGTGAAAGAAACTTAGCATCCAAATGTTTGCAGATTGAAATAGAAACCGGTTCCTCTTTCAGTGTCAAGTGTTTGTTTCAGGTGACCATTAACGAGGGTGTTGCTTCAGCCAAGCTCTCCTTAAAGCTTCCCAATAGCAACAGAAGGTTAATGCAGGGTCAGCATTATTGGCATTGGATCACAGCACATCAGCTGAACATACTATGgactaaataaaatatgtttcaatCTCTTTTAAAACCATTTCAAAGTTGAAGGGTATTTTGAGTAGAAATGGTTCCAACAGTATTTTCCACTGGAAACACTGTGTCCTGATTCAATCATTCAACTCAAAACCATTTCAactgtaaataatacatttgctgTCTGAATTCAACTCTTTTTGGTGACTCTAAACTTTATCAAGGCAATAGATGTTATTTGATGTATAATTGATGAATTAAAGGAGTAAGCGTGTTCATTTGCAGCCTTGGGCTATTGAATGTGTTGAGAAGAATGCTGCCCTCTTATCCAATGTCACTCAATCTAATTGAAGGAACAGGCACCTAGAAAtctaattattatatatatatatatatataattattacgTAAACATTATTTCCATCCTGTGGAGGTTATGATGTCACTTGTACAATCCAAATAATATAATGCAAATGATAACAGGACTTAACTAGAAAGTAACTTGTTGTCTTGTAAAGTGTAAAGTAAAGTGCAGTCCTGTTTGATACGTctgttgtttacttgtttaccaTATGATACTTCCTACTATTGTTTACAGCCCTGCTTGAATCCAAACAGCTGAAGCTTATTCAGTTACCTGAACTCCCAATAGGACTTTTCAAGTTGAACCCCAAAATGACacctttattactttttttaaacaaaatacttttaatacattttaaagaggcACAAGTAGCAAAATGTACTAATGTAATAATGGTTTGTGAGGAGCCATCCTGTGTACAAACCTAATATAGTTTACAACAACATGGATAAAAGTGTTCTGCCAAACCAAACCACATGGTTTTTAATTATGATTTCAGAGAGCGAACATGTGGCCGTAACGGGGTAGGTGCACAGAGGCTGCATTTTATTATCACGCCCCTTTTCTGGTCGCCCGTCCTCTTCCAGAAGAGCACAAACTGTTCAAACAGATCCACGGTGATCTGAACACGTCAAGTTCAATGAGGTGCGCTGACCGCCAGACTGGACGAGGCCATCTGGCACTTTATTAAACTTACAACATGATATCTACACTTGTTCCTAGGGGGGAAGACCTGCGTCTTCGGTGTCCGTGAAGTAAAATCCCTCCTCGCCCGAGGCGGATGTTTGGGTCAGTTTAGTCCGCGTCACCTCAGGAGGGCAAAGAAACTCAACacgcagccaaaagtctgtgcGGCCACCCGTTCTACTCATGGAGAACCTGGATGTTGGCTTTCTTCTTGCCTTTGTCTCCGGGTAATACGAGGTTCTGCTCCGTGACCTCGCCGGAGTCCGATTCCTCCTCGGAGTCCGAagtctcctcttcgtcttcggCGTCAGACCCGCTGAGCTCCACCAGCGCCACGTCCTAAAGGACAAGAGGGAGACATCGCACGGCTCGATCGAGTCATATGACGCATGACGGAAGGACATTCGACGTTCATATCTGGGGTTCTCCGGTCCACCAGAGGGAGGCGGACCGTCGCTCACCATCTCTATGACACTCTCTTCCCCCTCCACGCTCTCTATGTCAAAGTGCCCGACGGGAGCGTCGACCATCTGCTGCTTCAGCTTCTCGTTGGCCTCGGCCATCTGAGGCAGGAAGCTCTGCAGCCGCTCCAACACTGacgcacaacaacaaaataaagaaaaacacacatcatcACACCTCTGGCTCAAAAGGTGGTTGGTAGGGGTCGTATACAGggattgtttttaaagaaagcaTGTTACATTTATGAATAAACAAGAACAACATTTGTTGGCAGGGCTACTAACGTGACACTCTGATGTCACATGACTGACATCGGTATTGTGGGTCAAATTGAACTTATCCTCAGATTCAACAGAGCCatgttacataaataaatgaatatgctGTGTTTACGAGACTCCACAGACCAAACATTTTCATCACCGGTGCGCCTGACATTCAACAGGTCGCTCTCTGTGTGTCAatgcattgatttattttatttctttcccACCCAAACCTTTGACTTTCTATATTCGCCAGGGGGCCATCAGCATAACAAAAGGCATACTAATATAGGAATTCCACCACAGGAGAAACTGTATGTCCTCCCCAATTAggtggaaaatatatatatatatatatatatatatatatatatatatatatatatatattgccgtCCAACAAAATGAGTTGGAAAAATATCTGCATCAATCCAATATTGTAAAACGCTAGTCACAAGACAAAAAATCAGTTTATGTCTACATGCCTGCACAGCTTCACCCTTTAATCTTGCATTATTTCCCAGATTTCAGCCGATTGACGAGTTTAAGAAAAAAGGAGGCACACGCCCGTCTACATCAATGATCTGAGGTGGACCTTGTTAACAGCTTCCAAGTTCCTGGGAATCAGCATCATTAATAACCTGACGTGGTCCTCACACATCTCCATCCTGGTGAAGAAAGCTCTTAAACGGCTGTATTTCTTAAGAATGCTATATTAAAACCACCAAGAATATCATTGGTACCCTCTACTGATCATCAGTAATGTTGGTGAGAAGAAGAGCCTGAGAAGAGAACGGTTATTAAAAGGACAAAACCCATTATAGCCACAACCTGTTCTCCTGCTGCCGTCTGAAAAGACACACAAGCATCAGCTGCAGaacctctcctctttcctcttaaCTCATCCTCCATCCTATAATAGAGTCATTTTGTTTAGTTTCCTCTGAAGCAAATTGGGACTACCATATACATTTCATCATGTAACCCCCGTAAAAAACTTTGGAACTCATAGCAAGCATGCAGGTAAGTGGGGTCTGGTCTCACCGCTGCTTCTCGGGACCCTCTCCGTCTGCAGGGCTCTGCCCGCCATTGGTTTGAGGAGAA is part of the Cyclopterus lumpus isolate fCycLum1 chromosome 23, fCycLum1.pri, whole genome shotgun sequence genome and harbors:
- the c23h12orf45 gene encoding uncharacterized protein C12orf45 homolog — translated: MSISLETHADNRDAGRVASKMDLKIKKTSSQALLSCGNGEGLGEKLLLKPMAGRALQTERVPRSSVLERLQSFLPQMAEANEKLKQQMVDAPVGHFDIESVEGEESVIEMDVALVELSGSDAEDEEETSDSEEESDSGEVTEQNLVLPGDKGKKKANIQVLHE